The Gammaproteobacteria bacterium DNA segment CCTGTGCCGTAGCTTCCCCGTCGTGACAGCCCGTCGGTCGTTTACCCCGCCTCGCTCCGGTCTCCCCTGCGATGCCGCAATGCCGATTCCTATACTCGAACGCGCTAACAACAACGGGCCCGAACCGCCTACCGACGCGACATCGATAACCCGCCTCGGCAAGAAAAACGACAGTGAAGGACACACTCGTGGGGATACACACAAAGACGGCGAATGCCGTGACCCGGACACTGATCGGCGCGTCGTCTTATGCGCTCGTAGTGCTGCATGCCGTCCCTGCGACTGCGAACCCGATGGCGGATGCGAACCGGTCCGCACGATTGCCCGAGCTGCATTATGGCACACCCCGTCCGCCCGAACAGTCGCTGTCGTACGAACCGGCAGATATGGGGACCGCAGACAGCTACCTCGCCGGATCCGGGCAGGGCGACTCGAGCCTGATCGAGGTCCGCGCCACGCGACAGCCGGGTGAGGTCGCGTCAGGCCCCGTGGCCGAGCACCAGTCCCCCCCCTCATCCGGGGAGGACGCATTCGTGCTGCGGCGGCGGGAAACGACCGGGGACGGGCGCCTGCAGGTCGAGAGCGCACTGGGTGACCAGAAGCTGAACACCAACCCGGTTGTCGGTTCCGGTTACAGGATCTCCTTGCCGCACACAACCATGCGGGGGATCAGTGCCTCCGGCGCCAGCGCCGATTCCCAGATCAACTGGAGTCTCGGAAAGACCGGACAGCTCGAAGGGGCCGCACAGAAGTCCTTTGTCGCGGACGGCGCGTCGGTCGTCGGTGTCGGGCTGAATCGCCGGTTGTTCGATGGATGGCAGATCGGTGCACAGACCTGGGTGCTGAAGGGCGATGACGGCTCGATCGACCCCAGTCTTGCCTCCGCGATCCACTACACAACCGGGGTCTCGAACCACGACGCCGAGGTCGCGCTGCGCACGCTGGTCGATGACGAGGATAGTTGGGGCGTGATGCTCGACGGCGAGATCGCCTTCGATCGCCTCACGCACCGGAGCGGGCTGTTCCGGCTGGAACCCGAGGTGAACTGGGCCGGGCAATCCCTTCCCTCCGATGCACAGGGGGCATACTGGCATACCGCGTTCGAGATGGATCGTCGCACCCTGCGCGGGGGCCTCGAGGCAGAACGAAACAACATCCGCCACGACCCGGGTCGAGAAGGGATGAACGTCACACGAGCCTTTTCCGGCTTTTCCGAGCGTCTCTCGGAGGATGCCGTGCTGACCGGCGACGCACGATCGGAGTGGCGGCGCAACGTGCGCGGACTCCTCGGAGAGGACCAGGACATCTACCGGCTGGAACTGTCCCTGGAAAGCCCGCTGGTCACCGGACCCTCGCGTCTCGCGGTCTCCTGGACGGGCGAGTATCGCTCCCGCGACCGGCAGGAGACCGTCCGGCTCAGCTGGGAACAGAACTGGCTGGATTCCGGATCCGGCACCCTGCGCAGCCGGATCGATCTCGACCGGACGGGGAGTCCCGAAGGTGCCCGCTACCGGCCCGTCGCCAGTATGGCGGTTGCCCGCCGAGTGGGCGGGCGCACGGAGATCAGCGGTACGGCGTTCTACACCCCCGGGCAGGAGACTGCAGACGCCGAAGCCTTCCCCGCGGACGGTTGCGCCGCGGTGGACAGTTGCGCGCACGGCACGGGGAGCTCAATCTGGCTCGCCCTGAACAAGGAATGGTAGACCGCGCACAGCCGCACTCCGCCTGACGCCCCGCAACCGGGTCGACGGCGTGGTTCAGGCATCGATGCCCTTACCTGACCCACATATCTTCCCAGGCCGGCAGGCGGCCCGGCCCAGGCGGAGGGGTAGAGCACCGGCATGTTCTCAACCGACTTTCCGGTTGGGATCCGCAGACACCCATGACGGTGGAACCGCTGCGCTTGTTCCACCCTACGCAATGTCATGACTCACCGAAAGCTCGGGAAAACCGTAGGTCGGATCAAGCGAAGCGGATCCGGCATGCTACTTTCCGGTTGGGAGCCGCAGACACCCATGACGGTGGAACCGCTGCGCTTGTTCCACCCTACGCAATGTCATGACTCGCTGAAAGCATGGAAAAACCGTAGGTCGGATCAAGCGAAGCGGATCCGGCATGCCACTGGTGCTGAAACTGGGCTCGACCTGGATTCCGCGAAGTCAGGTCATCTGAAGGTAGCGCAGGCATGCAGGCTCGAGCGTCTCCCGGGCCTTGTCCAGGATACGCCGTTCCTGCACATCGTTCAGTTCGGTCTCGTGATCCCCGACCCGTCCGCCACGGATGAATCCACCCGGTTTGAATACCGGCTCTCCGCCACGCTCGGAGCGCGTGAACCGAAGGGTATTGGCCTTCATCCACTCAAACGCGCTGAGCTCGACAGCGCGCGCGAATTGTTCACGTGTGACCGTCCAGCCGAGGAAGGCGAGGATGCGTCGCATGTTGCCGGCGAGGTCATCCTTGAGGTCCTCGTAGCGCAGCCAGAGGAGCCGGGGATCGTCGCGGTGCGGCCACCAGCTCGCGACGTTGCGGTACCAGGCCCCGTACCCCAGCCATTCGTCGAGATAGGCGTCGAACGAACCGGGCAGTTCCAGCCCGTGGTGCGCACGCGCCGTATCGGTCATGTCGCGGATGTGGTGGTAGAAACTGATGCAGACATCGCGGGGATCGCGCGAGGTCATGACGACCCGGACCGTCCCCCAACCGGGCGTCTGCTCGAAGGTGCAGTGGGTCTTGAAGATGCGTGGGTCCGGCAACGCGTCGTAACGATCCAGGGCATCCCGCCAGGTCTGGCCCGCTCGCGGCAGTTCGAGCCAGGGGACGACCTCTGCAATGGACCCGAAGCTGTCATCCCCACCGCTTCGAAGCTGATAGAGGATCTGCTGCATCCAGGTCGTCCCGGCCTTCGGTGCCGTAGTGATCAGCACATCCGTCGGCCGTGGGCGAAAATGGGCCAGCACCTCGGGATCGTGGGTGGGCGTCGGTTCCCCCCATTCGCGATCGGCCGTCATGACCTGACCTCCCTGCGCCGCGTAGCGGCAGGCCTCTTCGTCCGCGAGTCGGCAGGCCGGACATGCCGTAGAATCCCGGTGTCGCGTAACCGGCGACCGGGCGCGTCGAAACGACCGCCCTTTGTGATATGGTTCGGGGCGCGGGTCGTTCGGTCCAAGCCTTGAGCAAGTCGTATATACATTCCGGTCCCCTCCATGACGTATTGCTTAGCTATCAAACTCGACGACGGTCTCGTGTTCTGTTCGGACTCGAGGACCAACGCGGGTGTCGACCGGGTCAGTACGTACAGCAAGATGCACACCTGGGAGAACCCGGGCAAGTGCGTCTTTGTCCTGATGAGCGCCGGCAATCTCGCGACGACCCAGGGTGTCGTGACACACATCAACCGCGATATCGACGAGCACGCCGAACATACGCTTTACACCGTTCGATACCTGACCGAGGCGGCCGAGTACATCGGCAAGCTAAGCATGGCCGAACAGGCGAGGCACAGCGAGTCGGTGGAGAGCGGAGGTTTCAAACCGGAAGCCACCTTCATCCTGGGTGGACAGATCTCGGGACAACCGCAGGACCTCTATCTCGTCTACCCCCAGGGGAACCACATACGGGTCTCGGACCTCGTCCCCTTCCTGCAGGTGGGCGAAACGAAATACGGCAAACCCATCCTCGACCGCATCATCCGCACCGACACAAGTCTGGAAGACGCCGTGCGCTGTGCGCTCGTATCGATGGACTCCACGATGCGCAGCAACGTAACCGTCGGTCCCCCGATCGAACTGGCCGTATACAAGCGCGATGATCTGCGACTGGATTGCCACACGCAGATGGCCGCCGACCACGACTACCTCGTCAACCTCAAACAGAGCTGGGACGCCCGTATCCTGCAGGCCTTCGCCGACCTGCCCGCGTTCGACGCCACCCGGTTCAACTGTTCACTACACGATGGATGAACTCTAGTTTCCTTCTGGCCGGTCCGCTGACGACAAACGGGTAGGCATCCGCCAGGCCCATACTGCGGTTCAGCTCATTCAGCACCAGTGTCAGTTCACTCCACTCGTCCAGCCATGCCGAGGGACCCTTCTCCGCGGCGTGGAGATTCACCATGCCGTAGCCTTCCGCTGTTTCCAGGGTGTCCACCATATGCAGGT contains these protein-coding regions:
- a CDS encoding sulfotransferase domain-containing protein → MTADREWGEPTPTHDPEVLAHFRPRPTDVLITTAPKAGTTWMQQILYQLRSGGDDSFGSIAEVVPWLELPRAGQTWRDALDRYDALPDPRIFKTHCTFEQTPGWGTVRVVMTSRDPRDVCISFYHHIRDMTDTARAHHGLELPGSFDAYLDEWLGYGAWYRNVASWWPHRDDPRLLWLRYEDLKDDLAGNMRRILAFLGWTVTREQFARAVELSAFEWMKANTLRFTRSERGGEPVFKPGGFIRGGRVGDHETELNDVQERRILDKARETLEPACLRYLQMT
- a CDS encoding peptidase, whose protein sequence is MTYCLAIKLDDGLVFCSDSRTNAGVDRVSTYSKMHTWENPGKCVFVLMSAGNLATTQGVVTHINRDIDEHAEHTLYTVRYLTEAAEYIGKLSMAEQARHSESVESGGFKPEATFILGGQISGQPQDLYLVYPQGNHIRVSDLVPFLQVGETKYGKPILDRIIRTDTSLEDAVRCALVSMDSTMRSNVTVGPPIELAVYKRDDLRLDCHTQMAADHDYLVNLKQSWDARILQAFADLPAFDATRFNCSLHDG